A window of the Lactuca sativa cultivar Salinas chromosome 5, Lsat_Salinas_v11, whole genome shotgun sequence genome harbors these coding sequences:
- the LOC128126275 gene encoding uncharacterized protein LOC128126275 produces MFCPELVATEQARMSRYLGVLRREIREFVSNSTYHTFTELQANARKREIELETQAREEAESQQAERRPAQSQPAAKRIKSADSRTGGSKNRTCVKCGKGHDGACRAGACYKCGKEGHIARECPKGFMVCFHCNQTGHRKAECPQLRQGSAPVARTTETRPVKVEAPRARGRAFQLTAEEVRAAPDVVAGTSEDRGKAPA; encoded by the coding sequence atgttttgccccgagctagtggccacagagcaggctcggatgagccggtacttgggtgttctgaggagggagatccgggagtttgtgtcaaactccacttaccatacttttactgagcttcaggcgaatgccaggaagcgtgagatcgagttagagactcaggccagggaggaggccgagtctcagcaggcagaacggcgaccggctcagtctcagccggcagccaagcggatcaagtccgccgattcgaggacgggaggttcgaagaaccgcacttgcgtaaagtgcggtaagggtcacgatggggcgtgtcgagccggtgcttgctacaagtgtggcaaggagggacacattgctagggagtgtcccaagggatttatggtttgctttcattgcaaccagaccggccatcggaaggccgagtgccctcagcttcgtcagggatctgcacctgttgccaggactactgagactcgaccggtgaaggtcgaggccccgagggctcgtgggagagcctttcagctgactgcggaggaggtccgcgctgcgcccgatgttgtggcag